The following are encoded in a window of Cydia splendana chromosome 6, ilCydSple1.2, whole genome shotgun sequence genomic DNA:
- the LOC134791418 gene encoding uncharacterized protein LOC134791418, with product MFNLFLVSCLMISLYYNTICNYFNYYLFAPSICWYSVRSKDLFQGESDRFKGITVDTTKEKWDISSLEAKLDESLAQWRSNGNRCAWFKVDIKHSTIVPVLAQKGFNFHHARDSFVMMYKWLPTDSEPNLPPASHTNLGVGALVFNSRNQLLAVSEQHYDYPHWKLPGGYVERGEDIIDAAIREVKEETGVDAVFQSLITLRHSHNMMYGNSDIYMLLMMKALMDQITISQREVRRCQWMDIEEYTNHEHVHAFNRMVVNKALEYKDKKMQLNLNKKTVKWATMVRKMEFLEVKEFDYE from the exons atgtttaatttatttttagtatcaTGTCTCATGATTTCATTGTACTATAATActatatgtaattattttaactattaCTTGTTTGCCCCTAGCATTTGCTGGTACTCAGTGAGGTCTAAAGATCTTTTTCAAGGTGAAAGTGATAGGTTCAAAGGTATCACAGTAGATACTACGAAAGAAAAATGGGATATTTCATCACTTGAAGCTAAACTtgatg AATCACTTGCACAGTGGCGGAGCAATGGAAACAGATGTGCATGGTTTAAAGTGGACATCAAACATTCTACAATAGTACCTGTACTTGCACAA AAAGGTTTTAATTTTCATCATGCCAGAGATAGTTTTGTGATGATGTACAAATGGTTGCCTACGGACTCGGAACCTAACCTGCCACCAGCCTCGCATACAAACCTCGGTGTTGGTGCTCTAGTCTTTAATAGTCGTAACCAATTGTTGGCCGTATCTGAACAACATTATGATTACCCGCATTGGAAGTTACCAGGAGGATATGTTGAAAGGG GGGAAGACATAATAGATGCCGCTATAAGAGAGGTCAAAGAAGAAACTGGAGTAGATGCAGTGTTCCAGTCTTTAATCACTTTGAGGCACTCACATAACATGATGTATGGCAATTCTGACATCTATATGCTATTAATGATGAAGGCTCTTATGGACCAAATTACCATATCACAGAGGGAAGTGAGAAGATGCCAGTGGATGGACATTGAGGAATATACCAACCATGAACATGTGCATGCTTTCAATCGAATGGTTGTGAACAAGGCTCTGGAGTACAAAGATAAAAAAATGCAACTGAACCTGAACAAGAAAACTGTAAAATGGGCAACAATGGTCAGAAAAATGGAATTTTTAGAGGTTAAGGAGTTTGATTATGAGTAG